A section of the Humulus lupulus chromosome 2, drHumLupu1.1, whole genome shotgun sequence genome encodes:
- the LOC133820013 gene encoding uncharacterized protein LOC133820013: MADRRLASRRQSSNSSTEHHHKSSSEQKDIAVLQRRTTTTTTTTVVEEEAMLAHHDRRRRHSSSSSSSSDHHHAQKPVDQNHSRRASGKSTVSSSSSSSSLSKHVSGKSTVSSSSSLSKHVSGKSTASSSSSSQQNQSSATREKAVKDKPSNSTGSHRRQQLQQQKMTGSSSGQREPNNSPSSSSKKEASSGSRPVQKQVSEFKLGGFSLFRLETTHNK; this comes from the coding sequence ATGGCGGATAGAAGACTTGCTTCAAGAAGGCAGAGCAGCAACAGCAGCACTGAGCATCATCACAAATCATCATCAGAGCAAAAAGACATAGCAGTGCTTCAACGtcgaaccaccaccaccactactactactgttgtaGAAGAAGAAGCAATGCTAGCACATCACGATCGTCGTCGTCGtcattcttcttcatcatcatctagTAGTGATCATCACCATGCACAAAAACCTGTAGATCAAAACCATTCCAGAAGAGCTAGTGGTAAATCTACAgtctcttcatcatcatcatcatcatcattatcaaaGCATGTTAGTGGTAAATCTACAGTCTCTTCATCGTCATCATTATCAAAGCATGTTAGTGGTAAATCTACAGCCTCGTCGTCATCCTCGTCGCAGCAGAATCAAAGCAGTGCAACTCGTGAAAAAGCTGTAAAAGACAAACCCTCGAACAGTACTGGCTCACACCGTCGTCAACAATTACAGCAGCAGAAGATGACTGGTTCAAGCTCCGGACAACGTGAACCCAATAACTCACCATCGTCGTCGTCGAAGAAAGAAGCTAGCTCTGGATCAAGACCAGTACAAAAGCAAGTGTCGGAATTCAAACTTGGCGGCTTCAGCTTATTTCGATTAGAAACTACACATAATAAGTAA
- the LOC133816922 gene encoding protein RETICULATA-RELATED 1, chloroplastic, with product MSLCSPGFSSSSSNLFYADASTRQCGHPHHHNVAVDLRVFHCSKEPLNLISSRQLFSIENRGFGLKCTESGSVAKTIVEETEFSEPKTDRGDGGTGGGDGNMSGGGGNGGGGGEGDGDGEEKEFGQIMKFEEVMKEAESRGVKLPSDMVEAAKSIGIRKAFLSRYLDLQGSAWPLGFLMKHCSMLRNRMLADPSFLFKVGTEVVIDSCCATFAEVQKRGKDFWAEFELYAADVLVGVVVDIALVGMLAPYARIGKPPSVSKGLFGQIQQATRALPSSVFEAERPGCRFTAKQRVATYFYKGVLYGSVGFGCGLIGQGIANMIMNAKRSIKKSEEDIPVPPLLGSAALWGVFLAVSSNTRYQIINGLEQLVEASPLAKQVPPVAMAFTVGVRFANNIYGGMQFVDWAKLSGVQ from the exons ATGTCTTTGTGTTCGCCTGGATTCTCTTCTTCATCGTCGAACCTCTTCTACGCCGACGCTTCGACCAGGCAATGCGGTCATCCCCACCACCACAACGTCGCCGTCGATCTTAGGGTTTTTCATTGTTCCAAGGAGCCTTTGAATCTGATTTCTTCGCGCCAGTTATTCTCGATTGAGAACCGTGGGTTTGGTCTGAAGTGCACTGAATCAGGATCCGTTGCTAAGACGATCGTCGAGGAAACCGAGTTTTCTGAGCCGAAAACTGATCGCGGCGATGGTGGTACCGGTGGCGGTGATGGGAATATGTCCGGTGGCGGAGGAAATGGAGGTGGCGGCGGCGaaggtgatggtgatggtgaagAGAAGGAGTTTGGACAGATAATGAAGTTTGAGGAGGTGATGAAGGAGGCCGAAAGTCGGGGAGTGAAGCTTCCTTCCGACATGGTTGAGGCTGCTAAATCTATTGGAATACGGAAAGCTTTTCTTTCCCGGTACTTGGATCTGCAG GGATCAGCTTGGCCATTGGGTTTTCTCATGAAGCACTGCTCTATGTTACGAAATCGAATGCTGGCAGATCCTTCCTTCCTGTTTAAAGTTGGGACAGAG GTAGTCATAGATTCTTGTTGTGCAACGTTTGCGGAAGTTCAGAAGAGGGGAAAGGATTTCTGGGCAGAATTTGAATTGTATGCTGCGGATGTTTTGGTTGGTGTGGTTGTTGATATTGCTTTGGTAGGTATGTTAGCACCCTATGCTCGAATAGGGAAGCCGCCATCCGTGTCAAAAGGTTTATTTGGACAAATACAACAGGCTACCAGGGCCCTTCCTAGCAG TGTCTTTGAAGCTGAAAGACCAGGATGTAGATTTACAGCGAAGCAACGAGTTGCCACATACTTTTATAAG GGTGTGTTGTATGGATCAGTTGGGTTTGGATGTGGTCTTATTGGCCAAGGCATTGCAAACATGATCATGAATGCTAAAAG GAGCATAAAGAAATCAGAAGAGGATATACCTGTGCCGCCTCTCCTTGGAAGTGCCGCGCTTTGGG GTGTTTTTCTTGCTGTGTCATCCAACACTCGTTACCAAATCATAAATGGACTCGAACAGCTTGTCGAAGCATCACCTTTGGCAAAACAGGTGCCACCAGTTGCAATGGCATTCACAGTAGGTGTACGGTTCGCCAACAACATATACGGCGGTATGCAGTTTGTAGATTGGGCTAAACTAAGCGGAGTGCAATAA